Proteins from a single region of Bogoriella caseilytica:
- a CDS encoding DUF4190 domain-containing protein, which yields MSHGVAGASGSPPGQVLGIVAIIVAVFLGPLGMVLGFISRRQAMRGGGPAGLGLAAIIVGALTTLALIVTVMILLAVVLVGSGELQV from the coding sequence ATGTCCCACGGCGTGGCTGGAGCCTCCGGGTCCCCGCCAGGGCAGGTGTTGGGGATCGTCGCCATCATCGTGGCGGTCTTCCTCGGCCCGCTGGGGATGGTGCTCGGCTTCATCTCCCGCCGGCAGGCCATGCGCGGGGGCGGCCCGGCAGGCCTGGGTCTCGCGGCGATCATCGTGGGCGCACTCACCACGCTGGCGCTCATCGTCACGGTCATGATCCTGCTCGCGGTGGTGCTCGTCGGCAGCGGCGAGCTGCAGGTCTGA